From the Armatimonadota bacterium genome, the window AAGCGCCTCATGGTGAACTCGGCCTGGACCAGAGACCCCTTCGAGGCGCTCTACCGCTACGGCATGGACTACCGGAAGCTTGCCGCAGCCGGCGTCGACGGCTTCGTCGTCGAAACCGTCGCCGGCGCTATCAGCCTCGAAGCCGGCGGCCCCAACCGCCACTATGACTACCTGGCCATGCTCATGCTGATCGGCGCGTGCGTGCCCGATTCGAAGCTCATCGTGCTGCACAGCGTCGGCGATACCAACGAGCAGTGGGATCTTCTCCGTCACGCGCCAGCCGTGCTCGAGCGCGAGATCTGCATGCTCGCCAATACGTATCACTGCGGCGCAGACGGCCGGCCTGCCCGCTGTGCGACCGGCCTCATGGTGTGCCTCGGCGATGGCCTCCGGCGCGAAGAGTGGACCCGCCTGCGCGAGACCTGGGAGGTGGCCTTTGCGGGCGTGCCGCGCGGGTTGCCGGGCGCGAGCGTGGTGTGGTCCGACGCGGTCCTGCATAACCAGCTCGACGACTTCATCGCGACCGGACGGTGGCCCACGCACAGGATTCTGTTCCACCTGATGGCCGAAGGGGCGCCCGTGCAGTCCACGGTCAACGTCCGGGACGTGGACCAGGTGACGGGTCCGCTGGTGGTCATCAACCCCGGCCTCTTCCCCGAAGACGAGCTGCGCTCGATCTTCAGCCGCGCGCATGCGGCCATCATCCTCGTCGGCGGCGCCACGGGTTCACTTCCTCCGCCCGACGTGCGATTTGAGGATGTGCACCCGCCGCACCAACTCGTCTGCTGGGCGTACGGGGTGGGAGAAGCGCCAACCGTGAGCATCGAGGACGCCCCAGAGGCGGAAGCACGCGCCGGCGCCGGGGACGCGCGCGAGCCGCTCACCTTCACACAGGACCTGCCAGGCCGCATGGTGTCGCCGGCGTTCCTGCGTGCGTGCGTGCGCATGATCTGCGAAGCGGCGGGGGCGCCCGCGCTCCGCGGCGATCGTGAGTCCGTGCGGGTTCTCGCGATGGAAACGGCCGGCCGTGCGCTGCGCGTGCTGGTGGAGAGTGATCGCGCCTCCTACGCCAGGGCCGAGGTGGACATGGGTCAGCCCATCGAAGCCGTCCGCCTCGCGACCCGATTCCCCGTGACCCGCATCGTCCCTGACGGCGCGCGGTTTACGGTCAAGGTTCCGCCCAAGGGGATCGTGGCGCTCGATGTGACCCTCGCGCGTTAGCCGACCCCTCCACGAGCGCAGGGCGACGCAGAGGATTCCCCACAGGCTCCGGGCGGGCGTTCAGTCCTCGTCCTCGGAGTCGTCCCGCGCCTCTCCCGTTTCCGGCGCGGGTTCCTCGCCTGAGTCGGGGAATTCCTCTTCTTCTTCCTCTTCGCGATCACACCCGGCTTCGAGGGCCGGGGCGCGTTGTCGTTTCTCTCCCTAGCCCTGAACCTGATTGAGCCCCGCTATCCGGCCGGGGCGGCGACGTTGAGGCCGATCTCCACGGAACCCTGACTGTGGTTGCGCAGGTCGAGCTTGCCCCGCACCTGGTTGCCCATGATCACCGCCGATTGCACCGCCGCGCCGAGCTCGACTTGCGGGCTGGGCCGGGAGAACGTGCAGCCGATCACGGACAGCGAGCCTTCGCTCGCCTGGATCGCGGGCACCCCTTCCCGCCAATCTTGGAAGTGGCAGTTGTTGAAGCTGACCACGCCCTTGCCGGCGACCGACGCGATGTGATGCGCCGGCCCCCAGAAAGCGCAGTTCTGGAACTGCACCGCGCCGGTGTTGGTCGCCAGCACGCGCACCTCGACCGGCTCTTCGCCCAGAAAGGCGACGAACTCGCCGTTGGTGATCAGCAGACCGTAAGGCTGGCTGGCCTCGACGATGACGCTCGTCTGGTTCGCGTCCGAGCCGATGCCGAGGAAATTGCCGTTAGTCGCTCCGGCCTCGGTTTGGATGAAGCGATAGCCGACCTTGTATCCCCAGTTGAAGGTATTCAGCACATATTCCCAGTCGGTGCGCCCGAAGATGAACGCCTCGCCGTGCTCGTGGTTGAACTTGACCGCCTGGGAGTTGGCGTCACCATGCGCCCAGAACGGCCAGAAGTGCACGTTCTCGATGCGGCCGATGTCGTAGCATTGGTCAACGAAGATGCCCTTGCGCAGCGGCTGGCCGTAGAGGTTGCGGATGTAGTGACGGCCCGCCGGACGAGTGCCGAAGTCCACCCCCAGGTAGGGATTCACGAGCAGACAATCAATGATCGAGGGGTTCTCCCCTCCCCGGCCGGCGATGCACCAGGGGTAGGGTTTGATGGCATCGGGCTTCTGGTTGGGATAGAAGACGGTGATGCCCCTGAGGGTCGAATTGGTGCCCAGGGAGATGAAAGGCGGCCCCTCCTCGGAGCCTTCGCCCTCGACCGCGAGCAACGTGGT encodes:
- a CDS encoding glycosyl hydrolase family 28-related protein, which gives rise to MSSIRVLIAAVLLGVTTLSAAAAEKGPTVSSINVCDFGAKGDGQTDDTAAFQRALEAAAAAGGIVEAGVGNFLIKGHLDLPDHVTLSGVWTAPSAHSEYKGTTLLAVEGEGSEEGPPFISLGTNSTLRGITVFYPNQKPDAIKPYPWCIAGRGGENPSIIDCLLVNPYLGVDFGTRPAGRHYIRNLYGQPLRKGIFVDQCYDIGRIENVHFWPFWAHGDANSQAVKFNHEHGEAFIFGRTDWEYVLNTFNWGYKVGYRFIQTEAGATNGNFLGIGSDANQTSVIVEASQPYGLLITNGEFVAFLGEEPVEVRVLATNTGAVQFQNCAFWGPAHHIASVAGKGVVSFNNCHFQDWREGVPAIQASEGSLSVIGCTFSRPSPQVELGAAVQSAVIMGNQVRGKLDLRNHSQGSVEIGLNVAAPAG